From Odontesthes bonariensis isolate fOdoBon6 chromosome 21, fOdoBon6.hap1, whole genome shotgun sequence, a single genomic window includes:
- the LOC142371862 gene encoding ectonucleotide pyrophosphatase/phosphodiesterase family member 7-like — protein sequence MLWRAGLCILWAAAAVLGFPVSKGRQRLLLVSFDGFRWDYDQDVDTPNLDQMSKDGVKALYVTPPYVTITSPAHFTLLTGRYIENHGVIHNMWFNTTTSAKKPYYQTQFVNEWWDNGSLPIWITAQKQGLKAGSLHFPGTASSYQGQVAMLREVEPMLYNYKNETAWRNNTDKVMGWFRDQDLDFVSLYFGEPDGTGHKYGPDSPERKAMVEQVDRTVGYIRRSAEQHGLNDGLNIIITADHGMSTVLRGAGVEEIVLFKIPGFSFSDLSFHMVDYGPSGMLLPKPGRLEKVYNALKNAHPHLHVYKKEEMPEHLHFANHERILPIVLWADNGYVINGYFAVQFNKGEHGFDNQEMDMKPFFRAVGPAFHKNLLVDPFETVNIYSLMCHILGIEPEVNDGHLDATKHMLVTSALPSAGLIRDVGLDQEPRSVLQSVYIGLGAVAGFLFIVAIAMTSHKLLKRRRENRRSGSLRSYPEKDETKQTSL from the exons ATGCTTTGGAGAGCCGGTCTCTGCATCCTCTGGGCCGCCGCCGCCGTTCTGGGGTTCCCGGTCAGCAAAGGGAggcagaggctgctgctggtcTCCTTCGACGGCTTTCGGTGGGATTACGACCAGGACGTGGACACGCCGAACCTCGACCAAATGTCCAAAGATGGAGTCAAAGCCCTGTACGTCACACCTCCGTATGTCACGATCACCAGCCCGGCACACTTCACCCTATTGACAG GCCGCTACATCGAGAACCACGGAGTCATCCACAACATGTGGTTCAACACCACCACCTCCGCCAAGAAGCCCTACTACCAGACCCAGTTTGTCAACGAGTGGTGGGACAACGGCAGCCTGCCCATCTGGATCACGGCTCAGAAACAG GGCCTGAAAGCTGGCTCTCTTCACTTCCCTGGCACAGCCTCCAGTTACCAGGGACAGGTTGCTATGCTGCGTGAAGTGGAGCCCATGCTTTACAACTACAAGAACGAGACAGCTTGGCGAAACAACACGGACAAGGTGATGGGCTGGTTCAGAGATCAGGACCTGGACTTCGTGTCCCTGTACTTTGGTGAGCCAGATGGCACCGGCCACAAATACGGGCCCGACTCCCCTGAGCGGAAAGCGATGGTGGAGCAGGTGGACCGAACCGTGGGCTACATCCGACGCTCTGCCGAGCAGCACGGGCTGAACGACGGCCTGAACATCATCATCACGGCCGACCACGGCATGAGCACGGTGCTCCGTGGCGCCGGCGTGGAGGAAATCGTCCTGTTCAAGATCCCGGGCTTCTCCTTCAGCGACCTGAGCTTCCACATGGTGGACTACGGCCCCTCCGGGATGCTGCTGCCCAAGCCGGGGAGGCTGGAGAAGGTGTACAACGCCTTGAAGAACGCCCACCCGCACCTGCACGTGTACAAGAAGGAAGAGATGCCCGAGCACCTCCACTTCGCCAATCACGAGCGCATCCTTCCCATCGTTTTATGGGCCGACAACGGATATGTGATCAATGGG TATTTCGCGGTCCAGTTCAACAAAGGCGAGCACGGCTTCGACAACCAAGAGATGGACATGAAGCCTTTCTTCAGGGCGGTGGGCCCGGCCTTCCACAAGAACCTCTTGGTGGACCCCTTTGAAACGGTGAACATCTACTCCTTGATGTGTCACATTCTGGGCATCGAGCCCGAGGTCAATGACGGCCACCTCGATGCCACCAAACACATGCTGGTCACCAGCGCTCTTCCATCAG CAGGACTAATCAGAGATGTTGGACTTGATCAGG AACCCAGGAGCGTCCTTCAAAGTGTCTACATTGGACTGGGTGCAGTAGCTGGATTTCTTTTTATAGTTGCCATAGCGATGACATCACATAAATTACTCAAAAGAAGACGTGAAAATAGAAg ATCAGGAAGTTTGAGAAGTTATCCAGAAAAAGATGAAACGAAACAGACTTCCCTTTGA